Proteins found in one Crassostrea angulata isolate pt1a10 chromosome 3, ASM2561291v2, whole genome shotgun sequence genomic segment:
- the LOC128177466 gene encoding protein O-mannosyl-transferase 2-like, translated as MATKKKSHGKGTIDSYKELKEDVKTREKRTNVEEKDDLDLKSNAKSNEIVKELVADQSTTASTRTYYSMLISVTLLSLISRLYNIDKPAHVCWDETHFGKMGSWYIKREFFFDVHPPLGKMLIGLFGILTGYDGGFAFAKPGDEYGETRYVGMRVCCAMMGAAVVPLAYMSVWLLTKSLMSSLFAALLILLDVGTLTLSRHILLDPIMMFFIMMSTYSQLKFLSYRDRPFSSQWWIWLALTGLFLASSIGVKFVGLFIILYVGILTVNDLWKILGNQTISLVEVVKHFVARALCLIILPILVYIAIFGVHLRILNHSGNGDGFYSSAFQSQLIGNRLYNVSMPENVAFGSVITLKQRRTGGGYLHSHWHLYPEEHPPRQQQITTYAHKDFNNEWIIKLADQEPKQDDPVQLVVSGDLVRLEHRETRRNLHSHHEPAPLSRRQFQVSGYGVNGSGDANDVWVVEVVGSPPGTVIQTAKSRLRFIHYHVRCLLHSHDKKLPKWGWDQLEATCNPNMREPKALWSVEEITDNRLPNASFEIYSPSFTERFMESHAVMTQGNSGLKPKEGEITSRPWQWPIDFRGQIFSGNNHRIYLLGNPIIFWGCLVAHVLFVVYYLAHAVKAKRGHKENKAWTEHKETIFSACWWLLLGWALHYLPFWPMTRVLYFHHYFPAFLFSAMLTGVILDHTMILLITLVPDSMGSMVFHTVVGSITSGLILSFYLFSPLTYGMDGPVSHEEDSKWAGLKWLRSWDI; from the exons ATGGCTACCAAAAAGAAATCTCACGGAAAAGGGACAATTGATTCATATAAAGAATTGAAAGAAGATGTTAAAACCCGAGAGAAACGAACGAATGTTGAAGAAAAAGATGATTTGGATCTGAAAAGCAATGCCAAAAGTAACGAAATTGTGAAAGAACTAGTGGCTGACCAATCCACAACTGCTAGCACAAGAACTTATTACTCAATGTTGATATCAGTCACTTTATTATCATTGATATCAAGGCTTTATAACATCGACAAACCTGCTCATGTTTG TTGGGATGAAACACATTTTGGAAAAATGGGCAGTTGGTACATCAAAagagaatttttctttgatgtCCATCCACCTTTGGGCAAG ATGCTAATTGGGCTATTTGGAATTCTGACTGGTTATGATGGAGGCTTTGCCTTTGCGAAACCTGGTGATGAATATGGTGAAACTCGTTATGTTGGAATGAGAGTG TGTTGTGCTATGATGGGAGCTGCTGTCGTTCCTTTGGCTTACATGTCAGTCTGGCTGCTCACCAAGTCTCTGATGTCATCACTTTTTGCAGCACTTTTAATTCTGTTAG ATGTAGGAACATTAACCCTTTCTCGACATATTTTGCTGGACCCCATTATGATGTTCTTCATTATGATGTCTACTTATTCTCAGCTGAAGTTTCTCTCGTACCGTGACAG accATTTTCTAGTCAGTGGTGGATTTGGTTGGCATTAACAGGGTTATTTCTTGCATCATCCATTGG GGTGAAATTTGTGGGTCTATTCATCATCTTGTACGTGGGAATATTAACTGTCAACGACTTGTGGAAAATATTGGGAAATCAAACCATTTCCTTG gtggAGGTAGTGAAACATTTTGTGGCTCGAGCACTGTGTCTTATAATTCTTCCAATACTCgtatatattgcaatatttgGTGTCCATCTCAGGATTCTGAATCACAG TGGCAATGGTGACGGGTTCTACAGCTCTGCCTTTCAGTCACAGCTGATTGGGAATCGCCTGTACAATGTCAGTATGCCAGAAA ACGTAGCCTTTGGCAGTGTGATAACACTGAAGCAGAGAAGGACAGGAGGGGGGTACCTCCACTCTCACTGGCACCTGTACCCCGAGGAGCACCCACCCAGGCAGCAACAG ATTACCACCTATGCACACAAAGACTTCAACAATGAATGGATAATCAAGCTGGCTGATCAGGAACCAAAGCAAGATGATCCGGTTCAGCTGGTTGTGTCTGGAGATCTGGTCCGACTAGAGCACAGAGA AACCCGGAGAAACCTGCACAGCCACCATGAGCCGGCGCCACTCAGCAGGAGACAATTCCAGGTGTCTGGATATGGAGTG AATGGTTCAGGAGATGCCAATGATGTGTGGGTGGTGGAGGTGGTGGGGTCACCCCCAGGGACGGTCATCCAGACAGCTAAGTCACGACTGCGTTTTATTCACTACCACGTCAGATGTCTTCTGCACTCTCACGACAAGAAACTTCCCAAATG GGGATGGGATCAGTTGGAGGCCACATGTAATCCCAACATGAGAGAACCAAAGGCCTTGTGGAGTGTGGAGGAAATAACAGACAACAGAT TACCCAATGCCAGCTTTGAAATTTATTCTCCATCATTTACGGAGAGGTTTATGGAGAGCCATGCAGTTATGACTCAG gGAAATAGTGGCCTAAAGCCCAAAGAAGGGGAGATCACATCGAGACCTTGGCAGTGGCCTATTGACTTCAGA GGGCAGATATTCTCTGGGAACAACCATAGGATCTACCTGTTGGGGAATCCTATCATATTCTGGGGCTGTCTGGTGGCTCATGTTTTGTTTGTTGTGTATTATTTGGCCCATGCAGTCAAAGCCAAGAGAGGGCATAAGGAAAACAAAGCTTGGACAG agCACAAGGAGACCATCTTTTCAGCCTGTTGGTGGCTGCTCCTGGGCTGGGCCCTGCATTATCTCCCCTTCTGGCCAATGACAAGAGTACTGTATTTTCATCATTACTTCCCCGCCTTTCTGTTCAGTGCTATGTTGACAG GTGTGATTCTGGACCACACTATGATCCTGCTGATCACTCTAGTCCCTGACAGCATGGGCAGCATGGTGTTTCATACTGTAGTGGGCAGCATAACATCTGGTCTTATACTCAG CTTTTACCTGTTTTCACCTTTGACCTATGGCATGGATGGTCCTGTGTCACATGAGGAAGACAGCAAGTGGGCAGGACTCAAGTGGCTGAGGTCTTGGGATATCTAG
- the LOC128177467 gene encoding uncharacterized protein LOC128177467 — protein MSEVASVVHEGEKNTKRKRVVIFGIDANTIPYMRVSLRNSLIALFSSSMGYFLFTSNLRKGVLVGSISFVGTYFGTSLYLGYRDYDRYRKYVQKIKNNEVLYTEGSIQLDDSD, from the exons atgtCGGAGGTTGCGTCCGTTGTCCATGAAGGAGAGAAAAACACAAAG agaaaaaGAGTGGTCATCTTTGGAATTGATGCCAACACGATTCCCTATATGAGAGTTTCTTTACGAAATTCTTTAATAGCATTGTTTTCGTCATCAATGggatattttctttttacaa gTAACTTGCGAAAAGGAGTATTAGTTGGAAGCATTTCATTTGTGGGCACTTACTTTGGAACGTC aTTATATTTGGGTTACAGAGATTACGACCGTTACAGGAAATatgttcaaaaaataaaaaataatgaagtgtTATATACAGAAGGATCAATTCAGCTGGATGATTCAGACTAA
- the LOC128178948 gene encoding maleylacetoacetate isomerase-like gives MSKPVLYSYFRSSCSWRVRIALNIKGIEYEYKAVNLIKDGGMQRKEEYIAVNPMQMVPAFVVDGATLTQSIPIMEYLEEKYPSPAILPKDSLQRAKVREICEIIASGIQPIQNLVVLQKVQKLSNEEEKAEWAKFWINKGFIALEKLLEKCSGQYCVGDTVTMADMCLVPQVGNAKRFKVDMSPFPLISKINDELEKLEAFQKASPFKQPDCPEDLKA, from the exons ATGTCAAAG ccAGTTTTGTATTCCTACTTTAGAAGCTCTTGCTCATGGAGAGTGAGAATTG ctcTCAATATCAAAGGTATTGAATATGAGTATAAGGCAGTTAATTTGATAAAAGACGGAGGGAtgcag AGAAAAGAGGAGTACATAGCAGTGAACCCAATGCAAATGGTACCTGCCTTTGTTGTTGATGGTGCCACTCTCACTCAGTCT ATACCAATCATGGAATATCTGGAAGAAAAGTACCCATCTCCTGCAATATTGCCAAAGGATTCTCTCCAAAGAGCTAAG GTAAGGgaaatttgtgaaattataGCATCTGGAATCCAGCCCATTCAGAACTTGGTTGTCCTCCAGAAGGTTCAAAAATTGTCCAATGAAGAGGAGAAAGCAGAATGGGCTAAGTTCTGGATAAACAAGGGGTTTATAG CTCTTGAAAAATTGCTTGAAAAATGTTCAGGTCAATATTGTGTGGGAGATACTGTTACCATGGCTGATATGTGTCTTGTGCCGCAAGTTGGGAATGCCAAAag GTTCAAGGTCGATATGAGTCCATTCCCACTgatttctaagataaatgatgaGTTAGAAAAACTGGAAGCATTCCAGAAAGCAAGCCCATTTAAGCAACCAGATTGTCCTGAAGATTTGAAAG CTTGA